The Papaver somniferum cultivar HN1 unplaced genomic scaffold, ASM357369v1 unplaced-scaffold_83, whole genome shotgun sequence genome has a segment encoding these proteins:
- the LOC113345776 gene encoding uncharacterized protein LOC113345776: MLLTSIPHTTIADILEDYSLNRVVLVSDILVNGAWNLTEDYRNTLLAAGIEEADLPFILDGDDCQVWMPSANGQFTVKAAKSFIRKRYGKLEGSNLLWRQYVHSALVARNWKILIGACATLAQVRSRFKIQVVNKCCLCNSTEESLDHLLWHCRFAEMSWSWISDTFGVQSHLNLATTYKAVCGRSDMIKELWLLAVLVVRSELWQTRNRFVYDNKKVSWSFFKTTVFNQIQEYSGRLKGYMFNTVDDLRILDFFKVRHRQVKLHDPVECRWVPPGVDELMLCCYGAARGNPGVAGAGLVARDHDANVIGAMSIGLGVMTNYIDEISGIIIGK; encoded by the coding sequence ATGTTGTTGACATCAATACCGCATACGACTATTGCTGATATTCTTGAAGATTATTCTCTTAATCGTGTTGTTTTAGTGAGTGATATTCTTGTTAACGGTGCTTGGAACTTAACTGAGGACTACCGCAACACTTTGTTAGCTGCTGGCATTGAGGAGGCGGATTTACCTTTCATTTTGGATGGGGATGATTGTCAGGTTTGGATGCCTAGCGCCAATGGTCAGTTCACGGTGAAAGCTGCAAAATCTTTTATTCGTAAGAGATATGGGAAGTTGGAGGGTTCTAACTTGCTGTGGAGACAATATGTTCACTCGGCATTAGTAGCTAGAAACTGGAAGATATTAATAGGAGCGTGTGCTACGCTTGCTCAAGTTAGAAGCCGGTTCAAAATTCAGGTTGTAAACAAGTGTTGTTTGTGTAATAGCACAGAGGAATCTTTGGATCACTTGCTTTGGCATTGCAGGTTTGCTGAGATGTCTTGGAGCTGGATTTCAGATACATTTGGGGTGCAATCACACCTGAATCTGGCTACAACCTACAAGGCAGTTTGTGGAAGAAGTGACATGATTAAGGAGCTCTGGCTTCTTGCTGTTTTGGTGGTAAGATCTGAACTGTGGCAAACACGTAACCGTTTTGTTTATGATAACAAAAAGGTTAGCTGGAGCTTCTTTAAGACTACCGTGTTCAACCAAATACAAGAATACTCAGGGCGTCTCAAGGGCTATATGTTTAATACGGTTGATGATTTGAGAATCCTGGATTTTTTCAAGGTTCGTCATAGGCAGGTGAAGCTTCATGATCCTGTTGAGTGTAGATGGGTTCCTCCGGGGGTGGATGAACTTATGTTGTGTTGTTATGGTGCGGCTCGAGGGAATCCAGGAGTTGCTGGGGCTGGTTTAGTTGCGCGTGATCATGATGCTAATGTTATTGGAGCTATGAGTATAGGTTTGGGCGTAATGACGAATTACATTGATGAAATTTCAGGTATTATAATTGGTAAATAG
- the LOC113345777 gene encoding zinc finger BED domain-containing protein RICESLEEPER 2-like has product MRCCAHILALIVKKGLKGIKGAIELVRNSVAYWKATPKRVEKIEEAGRQLNISNINKLVLDCETRWNSTYMIPNTAIKYQKVFTRLKQREPQYNCLSDEEDWLLAKEMCDKLKIFYTFTEKFSGVKYPTTNIFFPSLCDIRLSLNEWKKSKVGVIKEMAYEMIEKFEEYWFAINGVIAVAIMLDPRFKMKLIDFYFPQIYGAAFSKVEIDRVRNLCVDLATEYELKVKFAETSGNQNDMSFTSEIHGFNDDVDPLEKFDMFVSSTAPTSTVKSELTSYLEEDLLPRMGNFDILAWWKTNWIKYPVLQCMARDILAILVSTVASESAFSTGSRFVSIQRNRLHPKTLESLMCAQDWLWDMLNGNGILFLLIFFFYI; this is encoded by the coding sequence ATGCGTTGTTGTGCACACATATTAGCTCTTATAGTCAAGAAAGGATTAAAAGGGATCAAAGGAGCTATCGAATTGGTTCGTAATAGTGTTGCTTACTGGAAAGCAACACCAAAACGAGTTGAGAAAATTGAAGAGGCCGGCCGTCAACTAAATATTTCGAATATAAATAAGTTAGTTCTTGATTGTGAGACAAGATGGAACTCAACATACATGATTCCTAATACTGCTATAAAGTATCAAAAGGTTTTTACTCGCCTAAAGCAACGTGAGCCGCAGTATAATTGTTTGTCAGATGAAGAAGATTGGTTGTTGGCAAAGGAGATGTGCGACAAACTTAAGATATTTTATACTTTCACAGAGAAGTTTTCCGGAGTAAAATATCCTACCaccaatattttctttccaagtcTTTGTGATATTAGATTGTCATTAAATGAGTGGAAAAAATCTAAAGTTGGTGTGATTAAGGAAATGGCATATGAAATGATAGAGAAGTTTGAAGAGTATTGGTTTGCGATCAATGGAGTAATAGCCGTAGCAATTATGCTAGATCCAAGGTTTAAgatgaaattgattgatttttattttccaCAAATTTATGGTGCAGCTTTCTCAAAAGTCGAAATTGATCGAGTACGCAATTTATGTGTAGATTTGGCAACGGAGTATGAACTAAAAGTAAAATTTGCTGAAACATCTGGTAACCAAAATGATATGTCATTCACTTCGGAGATTCATGGTTTTAACGATGACGTAGATCCTTTGGAAAAATTTGATATGTTTGTCTCTAGTACTGCTCCAACTAGTACTGTCAAGTCAGAATTAACCAGTTACTTAGAGGAAGATCTTTTACCTAGGATGGGTAACTTCGATATACTAGCATGGTGGAAGACAAATTGGATCAAATATCCAGTCTTGCAGTGTATGGCTAGAGATATTTTAGCGATTCTGGTTTCAACTGTAGCTTCTGAATCTGCTTTTAGTACTGGAAGTAGATTCGTGAGTATCCAACGTAATAGACTTCATCCAAAAACGTTGGAATCTTTGATGTGTGCTCAAGACTGGCTATGGGATATGCTGAATGGTAATGGAATTCTCTTTctgttgattttctttttttacatTTAA